A window of Mytilus edulis chromosome 10, xbMytEdul2.2, whole genome shotgun sequence contains these coding sequences:
- the LOC139492083 gene encoding serine/threonine-protein kinase 33-like isoform X1, whose protein sequence is MEYKNNSEFQIRSIKMANKMPRKGSAENSNIPHTRIDEESWINKYYEVGEKIGQGMFGKVFKVTHKETDEYWAMKVVNKEKAGGSAIKLLEREVAILKMVDQDNIIKLNEVFETGKKMFLVMELCEGGELADVLREKEIFSESDTKVIMKKMFDAISYLHKKDIVHRDLKLENILLSQNPKDPADKLHIKVTDFGLSVVKGGVGHDNMMQDFCGTPIYMSPEIIDNKAYSQQCDVWAMGVIMYSLLCGSPPFKANTEEELYEIIKKGEIDYTTNPVWNTISEDAKKCIELMLRTDPAHRSSASEVLHHAWITGIQRESRNVLDLMKQFRLEEEGQKSAINGEVENGEDPNSLLEEPTPEKETSERESRKNSAEGKKPGSGGKSGSSQNSTKSSTAEKSQRLSTPGQRTVSKSPAPKANNLKTLNNNTRPTTNLLSTGKSAAAKKKT, encoded by the exons atggaatataaaaacaattctG AATTTCAGATAAGATCCATAAAGATGGCTAACAAGATGCCTAGGAAGGGTAGTGCAGAAAATTCCAATATTCCACATACCAGAATAGACGAAGAATCCTGgataaataaatattatgaaGTAGGTGAAAAGATCGGCCAAGGAATGTTCGGAAAAGTTTTCAAAGTGACACACAAGGAAACAGATGAATATTGGGCCATGAAAGTCGTTAATAAAGAAAAG GCTGGTGGATCTGCAATCAAATTACTAGAGCGTGAAGTGGCTATACTGAAAATGGTCGACCAAGACAATATCATCAAACTGAATGAAGTTTTTGAAACCGGTAAA AAAATGTTTTTAGTAATGGAATTATGTGAAGGTGGAGAATTAGCTGACGTCTTACGAGAAAAGGAGATATTTTCAGAATCTGATACAAaagttataatgaaaaaaatgtttgatgcaatttcatatttacataaaaaag ATATAGTTCATAGAgatttaaaattagaaaacatTCTTCTTAGTCAAAACCCGAAGGATCCTGCAGATAAACTTCACATAAAG GTTACAGATTTTGGTTTGTCAGTAGTGAAAGGTGGAGTTGGTCATGATAATATGATGCAAGATTTTTGTGGAACTCCAATTTATATGT CTCCCGAAATAATAGACAATAAAGCTTACAGTCAACAATGTGATGTTTGGGCCATGGGTGTCATCATGTATTCATT ATTATGTGGTTCACCTCCATTCAAGGCAAACACTGAAGAAGAATTGTATGAAATCATAAAAAAGGGAGAAATTGATTATACAACAAATCCAGTATGGAATACAATATCTGAAGATG ccAAGAAATGCATAGAATTGATGTTGAGGACAGATCCAGCCCATAGGTCATCAGCCAGTGAAGTCCTACATCATGCATGGATAACT GGTATTCAAAGAGAAAGTAGAAATGTTTTAGATTTGATGAAGCAATTCAGATTAGAAGAGGAGGGACAAAAAAGTGCAATAAATGGGGAAGTTGAAAATGGTGAAGATCCGAATTCTTTGTTAGAAGAACCAACTCCAGAAAAAGAAACATCG gaaAGAGAATCGAGGAAAAATTCAGCTGAGGGAAAAAAGCCTGGTTCTGGTGGTAAATCAGGG AGTTCACAGAATTCAACTAAAAGTTCCACTGCTGAAAAATCACAAAGACTAAGTACGCCTGGTCAACGAACTGTTTCAAAATCACCTGCTCCCaaagcaaataatttaaaaactctTAATAACAATACCAGACCAACAACGAATCTTCTTTCTACTGGTAAATCTGCAGCGGCAAAGAAAAAGACATGA
- the LOC139492083 gene encoding serine/threonine-protein kinase 33-like isoform X2, whose product MANKMPRKGSAENSNIPHTRIDEESWINKYYEVGEKIGQGMFGKVFKVTHKETDEYWAMKVVNKEKAGGSAIKLLEREVAILKMVDQDNIIKLNEVFETGKKMFLVMELCEGGELADVLREKEIFSESDTKVIMKKMFDAISYLHKKDIVHRDLKLENILLSQNPKDPADKLHIKVTDFGLSVVKGGVGHDNMMQDFCGTPIYMSPEIIDNKAYSQQCDVWAMGVIMYSLLCGSPPFKANTEEELYEIIKKGEIDYTTNPVWNTISEDAKKCIELMLRTDPAHRSSASEVLHHAWITGIQRESRNVLDLMKQFRLEEEGQKSAINGEVENGEDPNSLLEEPTPEKETSERESRKNSAEGKKPGSGGKSGSSQNSTKSSTAEKSQRLSTPGQRTVSKSPAPKANNLKTLNNNTRPTTNLLSTGKSAAAKKKT is encoded by the exons ATGGCTAACAAGATGCCTAGGAAGGGTAGTGCAGAAAATTCCAATATTCCACATACCAGAATAGACGAAGAATCCTGgataaataaatattatgaaGTAGGTGAAAAGATCGGCCAAGGAATGTTCGGAAAAGTTTTCAAAGTGACACACAAGGAAACAGATGAATATTGGGCCATGAAAGTCGTTAATAAAGAAAAG GCTGGTGGATCTGCAATCAAATTACTAGAGCGTGAAGTGGCTATACTGAAAATGGTCGACCAAGACAATATCATCAAACTGAATGAAGTTTTTGAAACCGGTAAA AAAATGTTTTTAGTAATGGAATTATGTGAAGGTGGAGAATTAGCTGACGTCTTACGAGAAAAGGAGATATTTTCAGAATCTGATACAAaagttataatgaaaaaaatgtttgatgcaatttcatatttacataaaaaag ATATAGTTCATAGAgatttaaaattagaaaacatTCTTCTTAGTCAAAACCCGAAGGATCCTGCAGATAAACTTCACATAAAG GTTACAGATTTTGGTTTGTCAGTAGTGAAAGGTGGAGTTGGTCATGATAATATGATGCAAGATTTTTGTGGAACTCCAATTTATATGT CTCCCGAAATAATAGACAATAAAGCTTACAGTCAACAATGTGATGTTTGGGCCATGGGTGTCATCATGTATTCATT ATTATGTGGTTCACCTCCATTCAAGGCAAACACTGAAGAAGAATTGTATGAAATCATAAAAAAGGGAGAAATTGATTATACAACAAATCCAGTATGGAATACAATATCTGAAGATG ccAAGAAATGCATAGAATTGATGTTGAGGACAGATCCAGCCCATAGGTCATCAGCCAGTGAAGTCCTACATCATGCATGGATAACT GGTATTCAAAGAGAAAGTAGAAATGTTTTAGATTTGATGAAGCAATTCAGATTAGAAGAGGAGGGACAAAAAAGTGCAATAAATGGGGAAGTTGAAAATGGTGAAGATCCGAATTCTTTGTTAGAAGAACCAACTCCAGAAAAAGAAACATCG gaaAGAGAATCGAGGAAAAATTCAGCTGAGGGAAAAAAGCCTGGTTCTGGTGGTAAATCAGGG AGTTCACAGAATTCAACTAAAAGTTCCACTGCTGAAAAATCACAAAGACTAAGTACGCCTGGTCAACGAACTGTTTCAAAATCACCTGCTCCCaaagcaaataatttaaaaactctTAATAACAATACCAGACCAACAACGAATCTTCTTTCTACTGGTAAATCTGCAGCGGCAAAGAAAAAGACATGA